Proteins from a genomic interval of Chroococcidiopsis thermalis PCC 7203:
- a CDS encoding filamentous hemagglutinin N-terminal domain-containing protein, which produces MDTSDRRWNWKLGRTIILGLSGAIAFWENCAYAQITPDTTLGNENSTVTSTGTVDSINGGATRGANLFHSFEEFNVESGRAAYFNNPAGIENILTRVTGGNPSNILGTLGVAGGNANLFLINPNGIIFGANARLDVSGSFVGTTASGIGLANGDTFSANPGEPLPNQLLNVNPNAFFFNQINAGAIVNRSTADSRGLEVPQGKSLLLVGGDVNLEGGRLSAPGGEVELAGVANTGAVGLSNNGSDLGLSFPTELQRADVSLSNRARVNVSATGGGSIAIFAQNLDISAGSSLVAGVGTGLGSVDTQAGNIKIDATDTVAISGTSSTDSSSGISNVVSAGATGSAGNIEIKTGSLSIIGNALVGSATDGRGNAGSVSIQASDKVSFSGVNSGVLSSVASSGMGNGADVNIQTRSLSLSDGAQLATSTFGQGDSGNIQVNATDSVSFSSGSRLQALTFGGGNAGNVTIKADDTVSFDSSSALSNVFINLGFRAQGKGKGGNINIQARSLSLTNNATLNSSTFGQGDAGNIQVNATDSVSFSGSSTILATSAGLGNAGDVMINAGDAVSFDGQGTGIPSGINTVVALSAGSDRQGGNINIQARSLSLINNATLNSSTLGQGDAGSISVQASDSVSLDNSFIISAVGQRGVGNGGDINVQTRSMKAIDGAKLQSQTFGTGNAGNISVNAIDSVTLSGVGLSGSSLSGNILERGYSSGLISSTEATASGQGGEIRVTTSALRVVDGAVLSARTRNAADGGNIFINANTLKAIDGGQILTTAFSSGSAGDIFVDATNSITLSGSDPTFFNRLTEFGPEIVDPDDPASGLFARTRATGSAGSLTINTGQLQVLDGAEVTVSGESGQAGNLDVTANSILLNRGKLTAVTGLGEGGNITLQELDLLRMRDNSLISAEALNAANGGNINIDSTFILAIPSENSDIIANAFEGSGGNINITAQGIFRLQYRDRPTPTTSDINARSEFGVDGAVEIDTPEGEPNQGLSELPVVPVDTQVSQACTPGSSQAQSEFIVTGRGGLPQNPGDVLNTDAVQVDLVTLNPQGDRPSTPSVSTNSTSLTSAPIVEAQSWAIDKKGNVVLIASSSTHTAYSSWQKLPECNITKSSS; this is translated from the coding sequence ATGGATACAAGCGATCGCAGATGGAATTGGAAGTTAGGGCGAACGATTATTCTAGGGCTGAGTGGGGCGATAGCTTTTTGGGAAAATTGCGCTTATGCCCAGATTACGCCCGATACCACTCTAGGTAATGAAAATTCTACAGTGACATCAACAGGAACGGTTGACTCTATTAATGGCGGTGCAACTAGAGGCGCTAACTTATTTCACAGTTTTGAAGAATTTAATGTAGAGTCAGGACGAGCAGCCTATTTCAATAATCCGGCTGGAATTGAAAATATTCTAACTAGGGTGACAGGAGGTAATCCCTCCAATATTCTAGGGACGCTTGGTGTAGCGGGGGGCAATGCTAACTTGTTTTTGATTAACCCAAATGGAATTATTTTTGGAGCGAATGCCCGTTTAGATGTCAGCGGATCGTTTGTCGGGACAACAGCTAGTGGAATTGGGTTAGCTAATGGAGATACTTTTAGTGCCAACCCAGGAGAACCTCTGCCAAACCAGTTATTGAATGTGAATCCTAATGCGTTTTTCTTCAATCAAATTAACGCTGGGGCGATCGTCAATCGCTCTACAGCAGACTCAAGGGGACTAGAAGTACCTCAAGGCAAGAGTTTGTTATTGGTAGGTGGTGATGTCAACTTAGAAGGTGGACGGCTCTCGGCTCCAGGGGGTGAGGTTGAATTAGCAGGTGTGGCAAATACAGGAGCGGTTGGGTTAAGCAATAATGGCAGTGACTTAGGATTGAGTTTTCCCACAGAATTACAGCGAGCAGATGTATCTCTTAGCAATAGGGCTAGAGTTAATGTCAGCGCTACTGGTGGCGGTAGTATCGCCATCTTTGCTCAGAATCTAGATATTTCGGCAGGAAGTAGCCTGGTGGCTGGGGTCGGGACAGGTTTAGGGTCAGTTGATACTCAAGCAGGCAATATTAAAATTGATGCCACAGATACAGTGGCAATTTCAGGCACAAGCTCCACCGATTCCTCTAGCGGAATCAGCAATGTAGTAAGTGCTGGGGCAACTGGAAGTGCAGGAAATATAGAGATTAAAACGGGTTCCCTCAGTATTATCGGTAATGCTTTGGTAGGTTCTGCTACTGATGGACGAGGAAACGCCGGAAGTGTATCGATTCAAGCTAGTGATAAAGTTTCCTTTTCTGGAGTCAACAGCGGAGTACTGAGCAGCGTAGCATCTTCAGGCATGGGGAATGGAGCTGATGTTAACATTCAAACGCGATCGCTTTCCTTGTCTGATGGCGCTCAATTGGCGACTAGCACTTTTGGACAAGGAGATTCTGGAAACATTCAAGTTAATGCTACCGATTCTGTTTCTTTCAGCAGCGGCTCTAGACTGCAAGCTCTGACGTTTGGAGGAGGAAATGCGGGAAATGTCACCATAAAGGCTGATGATACAGTCTCCTTCGATAGCTCTAGCGCACTCAGTAATGTCTTTATTAATCTCGGTTTTAGGGCGCAAGGCAAAGGCAAGGGTGGTAACATCAACATTCAGGCGCGATCGCTTTCCCTGACTAATAATGCAACGCTGAACTCCAGCACTTTTGGACAAGGGGATGCTGGGAATATTCAAGTTAATGCCACTGATTCTGTCTCTTTCAGCGGTAGCTCTACAATACTGGCTACAAGCGCTGGGCTAGGGAATGCAGGAGATGTAATGATTAATGCTGGCGATGCAGTTTCCTTTGACGGACAGGGGACTGGTATTCCCAGCGGAATCAACACTGTTGTAGCACTATCAGCAGGCAGCGATCGCCAAGGAGGTAACATCAACATTCAAGCGCGATCTCTCTCCTTAATTAATAATGCAACGCTGAACTCCAGCACTCTTGGACAAGGGGATGCCGGAAGCATTTCTGTGCAGGCTAGTGATTCCGTCTCTCTCGACAATAGCTTTATAATTAGCGCTGTGGGACAGAGAGGTGTAGGGAATGGGGGCGATATTAACGTCCAAACGCGATCGATGAAAGCGATTGATGGGGCTAAATTACAATCTCAAACCTTTGGTACAGGAAATGCAGGAAATATCTCGGTTAATGCCATAGATTCTGTCACCCTTTCTGGGGTGGGGCTAAGTGGATCTTCTCTGTCTGGAAATATTTTAGAACGTGGATACTCTAGTGGTTTAATTAGTAGTACCGAGGCAACAGCCAGCGGTCAGGGTGGAGAGATTAGAGTTACTACGAGTGCCCTGCGTGTAGTGGATGGAGCGGTTTTGAGCGCACGCACCAGAAATGCGGCTGATGGCGGTAATATCTTCATCAACGCCAACACCCTTAAAGCGATTGATGGCGGACAAATTCTTACTACTGCCTTTAGCAGCGGAAGTGCTGGTGACATCTTTGTCGATGCTACAAACAGTATCACTCTATCTGGTAGCGATCCCACGTTCTTCAATCGACTAACTGAATTTGGACCGGAAATAGTCGATCCCGATGATCCAGCTAGTGGCTTATTTGCTCGAACTAGGGCTACCGGAAGTGCTGGAAGCTTGACAATTAATACTGGGCAGTTGCAAGTTCTAGATGGAGCGGAAGTTACGGTAAGCGGTGAATCAGGGCAAGCAGGCAATTTAGATGTCACAGCTAATTCCATTCTCCTAAACCGAGGAAAACTCACAGCGGTAACTGGACTAGGTGAAGGTGGGAATATCACATTGCAAGAGTTAGACTTACTGCGAATGCGCGACAACAGCCTTATATCTGCCGAGGCTCTTAATGCTGCCAATGGTGGCAATATCAATATTGACTCTACATTTATTCTTGCCATCCCCTCTGAGAATAGCGACATCATTGCTAATGCCTTTGAGGGCAGTGGGGGTAATATTAACATTACGGCTCAAGGCATTTTTAGGCTTCAGTACCGCGATCGCCCAACCCCAACAACGAGTGACATCAACGCTAGATCGGAGTTTGGCGTAGACGGTGCTGTAGAAATCGACACGCCCGAAGGCGAACCCAATCAAGGATTATCAGAATTACCAGTCGTGCCAGTTGATACCCAAGTATCCCAAGCTTGTACTCCAGGTAGCAGCCAAGCACAAAGCGAATTTATTGTCACTGGTCGCGGTGGCTTGCCTCAAAATCCAGGAGATGTTCTCAACACTGATGCGGTGCAGGTAGACTTGGTGACTCTTAACCCCCAAGGCGATCGCCCCTCTACTCCATCTGTTTCGACAAATTCTACCAGCTTAACCTCAGCTCCCATCGTAGAAGCTCAAAGTTGGGCGATTGACAAAAAAGGCAATGTTGTACTTATAGCCTCTTCTTCCACTCATACAGCCTATAGTTCTTGGCAAAAACTACCTGAGTGTAACATAACCAAATCTTCATCTTAA
- a CDS encoding HlyD family secretion protein — MLSHSNGDYLPQIQDNDFLPPLGRWTTIGATIAVTAVGLALPLASVTKYKVTVKGQATVRPTGELRLVQAATEGQVMRVFVAENQVVKQGDVIATIDNSKLQTKKSQLQSNIGQNRLQLIQIDAQISAIARQIGAETDRIDRVVAAAEFELSYRSRDYRDKLLTTTADVKEAEANVNAAIASLRAAQTKRNRYKGVAKQGALSQDQFEEAQLAVRQHSSAVAAAKAKLQRVRAALNPSNAEAAIASQRIAQEKATGEATIATLDKERQALIGQRIELQKQLERDSREFQQVNIDLAQTIITATADGIISKLNLRNPGQTVPAGGEIAQIAPSNAPMEVKAMVGLQDKNKVKQGQNVQMRISACPYPDYGTLKGKVKAISPDAIVPYRNSDNTTSAIDADRKPSAASSFYQVSIEPESLTLGKDKHQCALQLGMEGTVDIISREETVLKFLLRKARLMAEL, encoded by the coding sequence ATGCTCAGCCACTCCAACGGGGACTATCTGCCCCAAATTCAAGACAACGATTTCCTTCCACCACTCGGTCGTTGGACTACTATAGGCGCAACGATCGCCGTTACTGCTGTGGGGTTAGCTCTCCCGCTTGCCTCTGTGACTAAATATAAGGTGACAGTCAAAGGACAGGCTACCGTCCGTCCGACTGGTGAATTGCGACTGGTTCAAGCTGCAACAGAAGGTCAGGTGATGCGCGTTTTTGTTGCAGAAAATCAAGTTGTGAAACAAGGGGATGTTATTGCTACTATTGATAACTCGAAGTTGCAAACCAAAAAGAGCCAACTGCAAAGTAACATAGGACAGAACCGATTGCAACTGATTCAGATTGATGCCCAAATTAGCGCGATCGCTCGCCAGATTGGAGCCGAAACTGACCGAATCGATCGCGTTGTTGCTGCTGCTGAATTTGAACTCTCGTATCGCAGCCGAGACTATCGAGACAAACTTCTGACTACCACTGCTGATGTCAAAGAAGCCGAGGCGAACGTCAATGCAGCGATCGCCAGTTTAAGAGCAGCCCAAACAAAGCGCAACCGCTACAAAGGTGTAGCCAAACAAGGAGCCTTGTCTCAAGATCAGTTTGAAGAGGCACAGTTAGCTGTGCGCCAGCACTCGTCAGCAGTTGCAGCAGCTAAAGCCAAATTGCAGCGCGTTCGAGCTGCGCTCAATCCTAGTAATGCAGAAGCCGCGATCGCCTCCCAACGTATTGCTCAAGAAAAAGCTACGGGAGAAGCCACCATTGCTACGTTAGATAAAGAACGCCAAGCCCTGATCGGACAACGAATTGAACTCCAAAAACAACTAGAGCGCGATTCCCGTGAATTTCAACAAGTAAATATCGATCTGGCTCAGACGATAATTACTGCCACGGCAGACGGTATTATCTCTAAGCTAAACTTGCGGAACCCTGGTCAAACTGTGCCTGCTGGAGGGGAGATTGCCCAAATTGCCCCTAGCAATGCTCCTATGGAGGTGAAAGCAATGGTGGGACTTCAGGATAAAAACAAGGTGAAACAAGGACAAAACGTACAAATGAGAATTTCTGCTTGTCCTTATCCAGATTATGGTACTCTCAAAGGCAAAGTTAAAGCAATTTCTCCAGATGCAATTGTCCCGTACAGGAATAGCGATAATACGACTTCTGCTATAGATGCAGATCGGAAACCGTCTGCTGCGAGTTCTTTTTATCAGGTATCGATTGAGCCAGAAAGCTTAACTTTAGGTAAGGATAAGCACCAGTGTGCGCTTCAACTGGGAATGGAGGGTACAGTCGATATTATTTCTAGAGAAGAGACTGTGCTTAAATTCTTGCTGAGAAAAGCCAGGCTGATGGCAGAGCTGTAA
- a CDS encoding peptidase domain-containing ABC transporter: MRYQSILQHSEEDCGAACLATIAKHYGRTFAIGRIREAVGTGSRGTTLLGLYRGAEVLGFNTRKVKASPQILDSLHKAPLPAIIHWKGYHWVVLYGQKGKKYVIADPGVGIRYLTRKELLEGWGSGVMLLLEPDESRFYQQPEDKVGGFGGYLKRVLPYRAIIAQAIAINIAIGLLSLVSPLMMQLLTDDVLVRGDTQLLTVVAIGAIAMSLFSSAIGLVQSHLIGHFGQRLQLGLILEYGRQLLRLPLSYFEGRRSGEVVSRIADVDRINELVSEVVLGLPSQFFIALVSLGFMLFYSWGLTLASIAAFIIVTLINLLFLPALRQKTRNQIVLGTENQGFLVETFRGVQVLKTTQATPQAWQEYQTNYGRLANLGWSTMKLGLYSGTITSIISTFTSIALLWLGSYLVINRTLSIGQLLAFSGMSGNFLGFLGSAIGLVDEFITAQIVIQRLTEVIDATPEDEKDFKKPWAEIKGNADITCTNLNFHHAGRVDLLQDFSLTIPGGQTIALIGKSGCGKSTLAKLIAGLYFLQSGNIRYGIYNQQDLSLECLRQQVVLVPQEPHFWSRSIVDNFRFGYPQIEFEQIVQACEIAGADEFISKLPDKYQTILGEFGANLSGGQKQRLAIARAIITDPPVLILDESTGALDPVSEAQVLERLLSHRRGKTTILISHRPKVIQRADWIVLLESGRLKIQGTPDTLRSIAGDHLDFLDTIEPLTNSLVLQSSNSHSNGKFSEIGK; encoded by the coding sequence ATGCGATATCAAAGTATACTCCAACATAGCGAAGAAGACTGTGGCGCAGCTTGTCTAGCGACGATCGCCAAACACTACGGGCGTACCTTTGCGATCGGTCGCATTCGGGAAGCGGTTGGCACAGGGTCGCGAGGAACAACCTTACTAGGACTTTATCGAGGAGCCGAAGTTCTTGGATTTAATACACGAAAAGTTAAAGCGTCTCCTCAAATACTCGACTCTTTGCATAAAGCCCCTCTACCCGCCATCATTCATTGGAAAGGCTACCACTGGGTAGTTCTGTACGGGCAAAAAGGGAAAAAATATGTCATTGCCGATCCTGGAGTCGGTATCCGCTACCTCACCCGTAAGGAATTGCTCGAAGGTTGGGGTAGTGGTGTGATGCTGCTGCTAGAGCCAGATGAAAGTCGGTTTTATCAGCAACCCGAAGACAAAGTTGGGGGCTTTGGAGGTTATCTCAAGCGAGTTTTACCTTATCGCGCTATTATCGCTCAGGCGATCGCGATCAATATTGCGATCGGACTGCTCTCGCTTGTCTCTCCCTTGATGATGCAACTACTCACCGATGACGTATTAGTACGGGGAGATACCCAACTGCTAACCGTCGTGGCAATTGGGGCGATCGCCATGAGTTTATTTAGCAGCGCGATCGGTTTGGTACAGTCTCATTTGATCGGTCACTTCGGACAAAGGTTGCAATTAGGATTGATCCTAGAATACGGACGACAACTGTTACGCTTGCCCCTCAGTTACTTTGAAGGACGACGTAGTGGAGAAGTTGTCAGCCGCATTGCCGATGTGGATCGCATCAATGAGCTAGTTTCCGAAGTTGTCCTGGGTTTACCCAGCCAATTTTTTATTGCCTTGGTTTCCTTGGGCTTTATGCTGTTTTACAGTTGGGGACTAACTCTAGCTTCTATCGCCGCTTTTATTATTGTCACCCTCATCAACCTGCTGTTTCTGCCCGCCTTGCGACAGAAAACCCGCAATCAAATCGTCTTAGGTACAGAAAACCAAGGCTTTCTCGTCGAAACTTTTCGCGGCGTTCAGGTGCTAAAAACCACGCAAGCCACACCCCAAGCTTGGCAAGAGTATCAGACGAATTATGGTCGCCTTGCTAACTTAGGCTGGAGTACGATGAAGTTGGGGCTGTATAGCGGCACAATTACCAGTATTATTTCCACTTTCACTAGTATTGCCTTGCTGTGGTTAGGCTCATATCTAGTGATTAATCGCACCTTAAGTATCGGTCAGTTACTTGCCTTTAGCGGCATGAGTGGCAACTTTCTCGGTTTTTTGGGTTCAGCAATTGGTTTAGTTGATGAATTCATCACCGCTCAGATTGTCATCCAACGGCTAACAGAAGTGATTGATGCTACTCCAGAAGACGAAAAAGATTTCAAAAAGCCTTGGGCAGAAATTAAGGGCAATGCAGACATTACTTGCACCAACCTTAATTTCCACCATGCAGGTAGAGTTGACCTGCTGCAAGATTTTTCCCTAACTATCCCTGGCGGTCAAACCATTGCCTTAATTGGTAAATCCGGTTGTGGTAAAAGTACCTTAGCCAAGCTGATTGCTGGTTTATATTTCCTCCAGTCTGGCAATATCCGCTATGGCATTTATAATCAGCAAGACCTTTCGCTAGAATGTCTGCGGCAACAGGTGGTGTTAGTACCTCAAGAACCCCACTTTTGGAGTCGTTCAATTGTTGATAACTTCCGTTTCGGCTATCCTCAAATTGAGTTTGAACAAATTGTGCAGGCTTGTGAAATTGCTGGTGCAGACGAGTTTATTAGTAAACTACCGGATAAATATCAAACGATTTTAGGAGAATTTGGGGCAAATCTCTCTGGCGGTCAAAAGCAGAGATTGGCGATCGCCAGAGCCATTATCACCGATCCACCCGTACTGATTTTAGATGAATCTACTGGTGCTCTCGACCCAGTAAGTGAAGCCCAAGTGCTAGAAAGACTGCTTTCCCACCGCCGAGGTAAAACCACAATTTTAATTAGCCATCGCCCCAAAGTTATCCAGCGAGCCGATTGGATTGTACTGCTAGAATCAGGACGTTTGAAAATCCAAGGAACTCCAGATACTCTGCGCTCCATTGCTGGCGACCACTTAGATTTTCTAGACACCATTGAACCATTAACAAATAGTTTAGTGCTGCAATCCTCCAATTCTCACTCTAACGGCAAATTCTCTGAGATCGGCAAATAA
- a CDS encoding beta/gamma crystallin-related protein → MLNTKEYFNQLDTTLAVQELDNETSAAIQGGYNLQLFDDYDAKTGLLGSFNKGGKANLIADNKISSIKIKGGQWRFYEHPNFNQGKPGYELTLGKGTWHLRGNALNNQISSFQKVG, encoded by the coding sequence ATGTTAAACACCAAAGAATACTTCAATCAACTTGATACAACTCTTGCCGTTCAGGAACTTGACAACGAGACTTCTGCTGCTATTCAAGGTGGATACAACTTGCAACTGTTTGATGACTATGATGCAAAGACTGGTTTGCTAGGCTCGTTCAATAAGGGCGGCAAAGCCAATCTGATTGCAGACAATAAGATTAGCTCGATAAAAATCAAAGGTGGTCAGTGGAGATTCTACGAACATCCTAACTTTAATCAGGGTAAGCCTGGTTATGAACTTACCCTTGGAAAGGGAACATGGCATCTTCGAGGGAATGCTCTCAATAACCAAATCTCATCTTTCCAGAAAGTAGGTTAA
- a CDS encoding helix-turn-helix domain-containing protein produces the protein MQEKTPEQYKSYRATEVSQEGIAVEKQGRCLTPFQRRHLLKSLQSDLRPEYRRRIEIMLLADAGQSQAQICKALGCSQEMARHWIVMAQTGNAHHWSDRPMGRPKTVNEQYLNRLKELVSYSPREYGYSFQRWTAQWLSKHLAKELGIEVSPQHINRLLKEMGLSTRQKCDRAITTTDSPNDSSITINDLQSASEFSFILPFSLLITSK, from the coding sequence ATGCAGGAAAAGACTCCAGAGCAATACAAATCCTACAGAGCTACTGAAGTATCACAAGAAGGAATCGCAGTGGAAAAGCAAGGTCGGTGCTTAACACCTTTTCAGCGCAGGCATCTACTCAAGAGCCTACAATCCGATTTACGCCCAGAATACCGTCGCCGCATTGAAATTATGTTGCTTGCAGATGCTGGTCAATCTCAAGCACAAATCTGTAAAGCCTTGGGGTGTTCTCAGGAAATGGCACGCCATTGGATTGTAATGGCACAGACAGGAAATGCCCACCATTGGAGCGATCGCCCGATGGGACGACCTAAAACTGTGAACGAGCAATATCTCAATCGCTTAAAAGAACTGGTAAGCTATAGCCCGCGTGAATATGGCTATTCATTTCAACGCTGGACAGCGCAGTGGTTAAGTAAGCATCTAGCAAAAGAACTGGGGATTGAAGTTAGCCCTCAGCACATCAACCGTCTGCTTAAGGAAATGGGACTTTCGACTCGGCAGAAATGCGATCGTGCAATAACAACAACTGACAGTCCTAACGATTCCAGCATTACTATTAACGATCTGCAATCTGCCAGTGAGTTTAGTTTTATATTGCCATTCAGTCTGCTCATTACCAGTAAATAG
- a CDS encoding peptidylprolyl isomerase — protein MSKVVTICREEIIQQIKLSCQVPSVVEGILTRKIIARAVEEQGIKVEPEELQQAADNLRMLSNLRSTDATWLWLQKHNLSLDEFEELVEVSVASSKLAQHLFADKVEPFFVEHQLEYNQVVMYEVVLDEEDLALELFYALQEGEINFHEVARQYIQDPELRRRGGYLGALPRTKLKPEISAAVFAVEPPQIIKPVLTSSGAHLILVEELIQPELDNTLRREIISNLFSEWLKQQVETFEVEIDLRANSVQALNSESRLLVASS, from the coding sequence ATGTCAAAAGTTGTGACTATTTGCCGAGAAGAAATTATTCAGCAAATCAAGCTTTCCTGTCAAGTCCCTTCTGTTGTCGAAGGTATTCTGACTCGTAAAATTATTGCGCGTGCAGTAGAAGAACAAGGCATAAAAGTAGAGCCGGAAGAACTACAGCAAGCAGCAGACAACTTACGAATGCTAAGCAATCTTCGCAGTACTGACGCTACTTGGTTATGGCTACAAAAGCATAACCTTTCTTTAGATGAATTTGAAGAGTTGGTTGAAGTAAGCGTCGCTTCCTCAAAGTTAGCTCAACATCTTTTTGCCGATAAAGTCGAACCCTTTTTTGTCGAGCATCAACTTGAGTATAACCAGGTAGTCATGTATGAAGTAGTCTTAGATGAGGAAGATCTAGCTTTGGAACTCTTCTATGCCCTACAAGAGGGAGAAATTAACTTTCATGAAGTTGCTCGTCAATATATTCAAGATCCAGAACTACGTCGAAGAGGAGGGTATTTAGGAGCTTTGCCTCGCACAAAGCTAAAACCAGAAATTTCTGCTGCTGTTTTTGCAGTCGAGCCGCCTCAAATTATTAAACCAGTTCTGACATCTTCAGGAGCGCACCTAATTTTAGTTGAAGAACTGATTCAACCAGAATTGGACAATACGCTGCGCCGAGAAATCATCTCGAACTTGTTTTCTGAATGGCTAAAGCAACAAGTAGAAACATTTGAAGTCGAGATTGACTTGAGAGCGAATAGCGTGCAAGCTCTGAATTCAGAATCTCGCTTGTTAGTAGCATCTAGTTAA
- a CDS encoding DUF4158 domain-containing protein: protein MPVEFLTAQHRASYGRYTQDPTSAQLARYFHLDDTDKAFIYKRRGNHNRLGFALQLSTVRFLGTFLSDPTDVPASVMSYVASQLSISDFQVLARYRTGESRWDHTSEIRAAYGYRDFNSQPEHWRLVRWLYSRAWLSDERPSILFDLATARLVKRKILLPGVTVLERLVASVRKRVQERLWRVLARLPSTACQRRLEDLLVCVAQGRVSALERLRQPPTRTSAPALVATLERLVEIHSLGVNQINLSFVPPNRLSALARYANTAWAQTLLRMPKTRRLATLLAFVHVLEFTVTDDALSLLELLVGELLSTTGRQAEKHRLRTIKDLDAAALQLCKACAVLLDPATEDVAVRATVFTQVSPTQLTTALNSVIAIARPPDDNYYDLMLSRWRHVRLFFPKLLQTIDFEATALGVEILQALQFLKSQHEQRKPDMSAAPLGTIGKSWAKLVFAKDGTCDRKAYTFCMLENLRAALRRRDLFVSRSWRWGDPRLKLLQGDAWAAARANVCRTLNLQPTPEEELKALTQQLDEAYRRTASSFPTNVAVRIEIEQGRPTLSP, encoded by the coding sequence GTGCCAGTTGAATTTCTCACAGCCCAGCATCGAGCTAGTTATGGGCGTTATACCCAAGACCCAACTTCAGCTCAATTAGCCCGCTATTTCCATTTGGACGATACCGACAAAGCCTTCATCTACAAACGGCGTGGCAACCACAATCGCTTGGGTTTTGCCTTACAGCTATCCACAGTGCGGTTTTTAGGAACATTCTTGAGCGATCCGACGGATGTACCTGCCTCTGTTATGAGTTATGTTGCCTCTCAACTAAGTATTAGCGATTTTCAGGTGTTAGCACGCTATCGCACTGGAGAGAGTCGGTGGGATCATACATCCGAAATCCGTGCTGCTTACGGATACCGCGATTTCAACAGCCAACCAGAACATTGGCGGTTGGTGCGCTGGCTTTACAGTCGTGCTTGGTTAAGTGACGAGCGCCCGAGTATTTTGTTTGACTTGGCAACAGCGCGTTTGGTAAAACGAAAAATCCTCTTGCCAGGAGTGACGGTACTCGAACGATTAGTCGCCAGCGTGCGCAAGCGGGTGCAAGAAAGATTGTGGAGAGTCTTGGCTCGACTACCCAGTACTGCTTGCCAAAGGCGGTTAGAAGATTTGCTGGTTTGTGTGGCACAAGGTCGTGTATCTGCTCTAGAACGGCTACGTCAACCTCCTACTCGTACTAGCGCTCCTGCTTTAGTGGCTACTTTAGAGCGGCTGGTGGAGATTCATTCTTTGGGGGTGAATCAGATAAATTTGTCTTTTGTCCCACCCAATCGACTCTCAGCCTTGGCACGTTATGCCAATACTGCTTGGGCACAAACTTTGCTGCGGATGCCTAAAACTCGCCGCCTAGCAACGTTGCTTGCCTTCGTTCATGTTTTAGAATTTACTGTCACTGACGATGCGCTATCCTTGCTAGAGTTACTGGTCGGCGAGCTGCTAAGCACTACCGGTCGTCAAGCAGAGAAGCATCGCTTGCGGACGATTAAAGACTTAGATGCCGCTGCATTGCAACTGTGTAAAGCTTGTGCTGTGTTGTTAGATCCTGCGACTGAAGATGTAGCAGTTCGAGCCACTGTCTTTACCCAAGTTTCCCCAACCCAATTGACTACCGCGCTTAACTCTGTCATCGCCATCGCCCGACCGCCAGACGACAATTATTATGACTTAATGCTATCCCGATGGCGACACGTCCGGTTATTCTTCCCCAAGTTATTGCAGACGATTGATTTTGAAGCAACTGCACTAGGAGTAGAAATCCTCCAAGCACTGCAATTTCTCAAATCTCAACACGAACAAAGAAAACCTGACATGAGTGCCGCTCCTTTGGGAACGATCGGCAAGAGTTGGGCAAAGCTAGTATTTGCTAAGGATGGGACTTGCGATCGCAAAGCTTACACTTTCTGTATGTTAGAAAACCTGCGCGCTGCTTTGCGCCGTCGCGATCTATTCGTCAGTCGCTCTTGGCGCTGGGGCGACCCTCGGCTCAAACTGCTGCAAGGAGATGCTTGGGCTGCGGCTCGTGCCAATGTCTGCCGCACTCTTAACCTGCAACCGACTCCAGAAGAAGAACTCAAAGCTTTGACACAGCAGTTAGATGAAGCCTACCGTCGTACTGCTAGTTCGTTTCCTACTAATGTGGCTGTACGGATCGAAATCGAACAGGGCCGTCCCACTCTTTCTCCTTGA